One Nonomuraea angiospora DNA segment encodes these proteins:
- a CDS encoding glycerol-3-phosphate dehydrogenase/oxidase, with protein sequence MAGQDFDVVVVGGGIVGAGIALDAATRGLDVALVEARDFASGTSSRSSKLIHGGLRYLEQLNFELVREALRERALLLQRIAPHLVKPVPFLFPLTHYVWERVYVGAGVALYDTLGAAAGTTRGVPGHRHLSRSRALRLAPALKKSALTGAVQYWDAQVDDARYVVSLLRTAATYGAQIAPRAQALGFLREGERVTGVRVRDLELGDELDVRAQQVVNATGVWTDDIQELVGGRGQIHVRASKGIHLVVPRDRIHSLTGIILRTEKSVLFVIPWGRHWIIGTTDTEWTLDKSHPAASRADIDYLLDHVNSVLSVPLNHDDVEGVYAGLRPLLSGESEETSKLSREHVVAHPVPGLVMIAGGKYTTYRVMAKDAVDAVAHGLDQRVPRSCTDRIPLAGAEGFQALWNSRHRIAHTSGLHVARIEHLLQRYGSMIDEVLELVEREPSLGRPLSGADDYLRAEIVYAATHEGARHLNDVLTRRTRISIETFHRGLAVAQEAAELMAGPLGWDSEQVKREVEYYTKRVEAERRSQEQVSDQEADAIRLGAPEIVPVVPPEQS encoded by the coding sequence ATGGCCGGGCAGGACTTCGACGTGGTCGTGGTCGGCGGCGGCATCGTGGGCGCCGGGATCGCGCTCGACGCCGCGACCAGAGGGCTCGACGTGGCCCTGGTGGAGGCCAGGGACTTCGCCTCCGGCACCTCCTCGCGCTCCTCCAAGCTCATCCACGGGGGCCTGCGCTACCTGGAGCAGCTCAACTTCGAGCTGGTGCGCGAGGCCCTGCGGGAGCGGGCGCTGCTGCTGCAGCGGATCGCCCCGCACCTGGTCAAGCCGGTGCCGTTCCTCTTCCCGCTGACCCACTACGTGTGGGAGCGGGTCTACGTCGGCGCGGGCGTGGCGCTCTACGACACGCTCGGCGCCGCGGCCGGGACCACCCGCGGCGTGCCGGGCCACCGGCACCTGTCCAGGTCGCGGGCGCTGCGGCTGGCCCCTGCGCTCAAGAAGTCCGCTCTCACGGGCGCCGTCCAGTACTGGGACGCGCAGGTGGACGACGCCCGCTACGTGGTGAGCCTGCTGCGCACCGCCGCCACCTACGGCGCGCAGATCGCGCCGCGGGCGCAGGCGCTGGGGTTCCTGCGGGAGGGCGAGCGGGTCACCGGCGTACGCGTGCGCGACCTGGAGCTGGGCGACGAGCTGGACGTACGCGCCCAGCAGGTGGTGAACGCCACCGGCGTCTGGACCGACGACATCCAGGAGCTGGTCGGAGGCCGGGGCCAGATCCACGTACGCGCGTCCAAGGGCATCCACCTCGTGGTCCCGCGGGACCGGATCCACTCGCTGACCGGGATCATCCTGCGCACGGAGAAGTCCGTGCTCTTCGTGATCCCCTGGGGCCGCCACTGGATCATCGGCACCACCGACACCGAGTGGACGCTCGACAAGAGCCACCCCGCCGCCTCCCGCGCGGACATCGACTACCTGCTCGACCACGTCAACTCCGTGCTGTCCGTGCCCCTGAACCACGACGACGTCGAAGGCGTCTACGCGGGGCTGCGCCCGCTGCTGTCGGGCGAGTCGGAGGAGACCTCCAAGCTGTCCAGGGAGCACGTGGTGGCGCACCCGGTGCCGGGCCTGGTCATGATCGCCGGCGGCAAGTACACGACCTACCGGGTCATGGCCAAGGACGCGGTGGACGCGGTGGCGCACGGGCTCGACCAGCGGGTGCCGCGCTCCTGCACCGACCGCATCCCGCTCGCCGGCGCCGAGGGCTTCCAGGCGCTGTGGAACTCCAGGCACCGCATCGCCCACACCTCCGGGCTGCACGTGGCCAGGATCGAGCACCTGCTGCAGCGCTACGGCTCGATGATCGACGAGGTGCTGGAGCTGGTCGAGCGCGAGCCGTCGCTGGGCAGGCCGCTGTCGGGGGCCGACGACTATCTGCGCGCCGAGATCGTCTACGCCGCCACCCACGAGGGGGCCAGGCATCTCAACGACGTGCTGACCCGGCGTACGCGCATCTCGATCGAGACCTTTCACCGCGGCCTGGCCGTGGCGCAGGAGGCCGCCGAGCTGATGGCCGGGCCGCTCGGCTGGGACAGCGAGCAGGTGAAAAGGGAGGTGGAATACTACACGAAGCGTGTCGAGGCCGAGCGCCGCTCGCAGGAGCAGGTCTCCGACCAGGAGGCCGACGCGATCAGGCTCGGCGCGCCGGAGATCGTCCCCGTCGTGCCCCCGGAGCAGTCATGA
- a CDS encoding DinB family protein, with protein sequence MSEPSKQLSDPRELLEGYLDHYREEILRKLDGFPEPGVSRVPSGWTPVSMLKHLAYMERRWFVWDFAGEQVEDPWSDRDEDDLLVADESFEEIKDFYLAQCERSRQAVAGAGLSDVASRIGRFQPPEEPPTLAWIMFHVLEEYMRHAGHLDIARELAEAR encoded by the coding sequence ATGAGTGAACCTTCCAAGCAGTTGTCCGATCCCCGCGAGCTGCTGGAAGGCTACCTCGACCACTACCGCGAGGAGATCCTGCGCAAGCTGGACGGGTTCCCCGAGCCCGGGGTGAGCCGGGTGCCGTCCGGGTGGACGCCGGTGTCGATGCTCAAGCACCTGGCGTACATGGAGCGGCGCTGGTTCGTCTGGGACTTCGCGGGCGAGCAGGTGGAGGACCCGTGGAGTGACCGCGACGAGGACGACCTGCTCGTCGCGGACGAGTCGTTCGAGGAGATCAAGGACTTCTACCTGGCGCAGTGCGAGCGGTCCAGGCAGGCGGTGGCGGGAGCGGGCCTGTCCGACGTGGCCTCGCGGATCGGCCGGTTCCAGCCGCCCGAGGAGCCGCCGACGCTGGCGTGGATCATGTTCCACGTCCTGGAGGAGTACATGCGCCACGCGGGCCACCTGGACATCGCCCGCGAGCTGGCCGAGGCGCGGTAA
- a CDS encoding S8 family peptidase — protein MRTRTPLLALLVSAVALAMAPPPAAAAAQDAQAAEGTYIVELKPTTRAGLRSAAQDQVSQAGGQLVGVYEHAFKGYTARLSASAAEQLKRNPNVLSVEPDAEVTAFAQTTPTGVRRIFGPSNPNLDIDGTDDVRINTDVAVIDTGVDYTHPDLNVVARANCVSGVCTNNAGVDDNGHGSHVAGIVGAIDNSIGSVGVAPGARIHAVKVLNSAGSGTLSAIAAGIDWVVARASTIEVINLSLGCSGCTSSAISNAITNAVNAGIVVVVAAGNSHANTSSFFPANHPDVVTVSALTDNDGLAGGAGGSTLSCRSETDQDDTSAFYSNYGSTVEITAPGTCIYSTWMNGGYNTISGTSMASPHVAGAAGILTAGTRKPTTRAGSLAVRTKLISTGNSNWTDDSGDGVKEPLLDVHDATQY, from the coding sequence ATGCGAACACGCACCCCCCTGCTCGCATTGCTCGTCAGCGCCGTGGCGTTAGCCATGGCGCCGCCGCCCGCCGCCGCCGCAGCGCAAGACGCCCAGGCGGCGGAAGGGACGTACATCGTCGAACTCAAGCCGACCACGCGGGCGGGGCTCCGCAGCGCGGCCCAGGACCAGGTGTCCCAGGCCGGCGGTCAGCTCGTCGGCGTCTACGAGCACGCGTTCAAGGGCTACACCGCCCGCCTGAGCGCGAGCGCGGCCGAGCAGCTCAAGCGGAACCCGAACGTCCTCAGCGTCGAGCCCGACGCCGAGGTGACCGCCTTCGCGCAGACCACGCCCACCGGCGTACGGCGCATCTTCGGTCCCAGCAACCCGAACCTGGACATCGACGGCACCGATGACGTGCGCATCAACACGGACGTCGCCGTCATCGACACCGGCGTCGACTACACCCACCCCGACCTGAACGTGGTCGCCCGCGCCAACTGCGTGTCCGGCGTCTGCACGAACAACGCCGGCGTCGACGACAACGGCCACGGCTCGCACGTCGCGGGCATCGTCGGCGCGATCGACAACTCCATCGGCTCGGTCGGCGTCGCCCCCGGCGCCCGCATCCACGCCGTGAAGGTGCTCAACTCGGCCGGCTCGGGCACCCTGTCCGCGATCGCCGCCGGCATCGACTGGGTGGTGGCCCGCGCCTCCACCATCGAGGTCATCAACCTGAGCCTGGGCTGCAGCGGCTGCACCAGCAGCGCGATCAGCAACGCGATCACCAATGCCGTCAACGCCGGCATCGTGGTCGTGGTGGCCGCGGGCAACAGCCACGCGAACACGTCCTCGTTCTTCCCCGCCAACCACCCCGACGTGGTCACCGTCTCGGCGCTGACCGACAACGACGGCCTGGCCGGCGGCGCGGGCGGCAGCACGCTCTCGTGCCGCAGCGAGACCGACCAGGACGACACCTCGGCGTTCTACTCCAACTACGGCTCCACCGTCGAGATCACCGCACCCGGCACCTGCATCTACTCGACGTGGATGAACGGCGGCTACAACACGATCAGCGGCACCTCGATGGCCAGCCCTCACGTGGCGGGCGCGGCCGGCATCCTCACCGCGGGCACCCGCAAGCCGACGACCAGGGCGGGCTCGCTGGCCGTACGGACCAAGCTGATCTCCACCGGTAACTCCAACTGGACCGACGACTCCGGCGACGGCGTCAAGGAGCCCCTGCTCGACGTGCACGACGCCACGCAGTACTGA